TAGGAGGCGCCAGTGCTGCTTCGATTCAACGGGGTGGGCTTGAAGGAAGCCCCAGCACAGGCGTAGCCCAATACCACTAACATGCTGCTTCTCTATCTAGCTGCCACGCACTGGTAGGTATGGTAGGGAGAGAGGACTACCATTCGCTTGGCCTATCGAACGTGACTCGAAAGGATGTCAAACTGCTTGAGCGCATGTGGGAGGAGTAACCCATGCCACAAGGAGAAAAGGATGGGTAGCTGCTCTCTCCAACCCGTAACTCCTCTGTTCATGTGTTTGGATATGTAGACggtacaaaaaggaagagagcCATCGGAGGGAACTGAGTGGCAGAAAGGGGCACTCCGTTTTGCCTCCACTTGCGAAGAGGCCTTCCCCAATTGACCCATTCGTAAAGGCGCTTCATTTTCACGTGGAGGAGGGGCACCCATATGGAGGTACATGCGCTTAATAACATGTCGGAGGAACTtcacttcttccattttatttctgctGGGGGGCGAACCGATCAACACACAGGAGGGAGATTCCCCCGTGTTTGTAGGTACACAGACCCTCTCCCCAGTTTTGAACGACCATCGAAATTTACTTCACACAGATGTGGGTAGCGATTGGACGATGATGTGGCGTAGCcaaatagaaataaaaaaaaaaataaaaaaaaattacctatCACTTTGCATGCACACGTGGGTATGCCAAGGTAGGCTTATCGATGCCAGACAGAGCATTCTTGGAACGTTCCACTTGGCGTGGGTTCCTCTCGTGGTGGCACCACTTTGTTATAAAACACCTGCTTTCGAGAGGAAGCATAATTCTGTATGGTCACACGCCAGGTACGATACGCGTTCTGGTGGCCTTTCCGATGACTCTCAAAATGGACTTCCTCATACGAACGGAATGAGGTTAACTCGTTTGGCCAGCACGGGATGGGGAAGCACCGGTTGAGATGCGGCCCGATACGCTTGATGTCAGCGTGAAAAGTGCCAATTGGCAAAACATTTCGTGCCTCTCACTTCGGGCAAGTCCACAAGAAAAGCGCGGTTGTAATTGTTCGCATGTGCAGGAATAAACACATGCACAGGTGTGtgcgtttttgcgttttcatttttgtattttcgtttttctgtTATCACCTTTGTGTTATCACTTTTGTGTTATCGTTTTTGtgtgcttcctcctccgcgcgcgttcctccccttcacatcacgcaaaagaggaaaaaaaaaatggcgagcTGCGCGCACACCACGGAGAGTGGCAGCCAAGCAACTACAAGCCGCCACCAAGTGGACACGAAATAAACAGATAATTACACGAAACAGGACAAAACAGAAATGGAGTCACACACGTGACACTTCCAAATGGAAGCGAATGGGGTGAAGGGAAGCATGCTTATCCCGccatgcacatgcacactCCTACATTCgctagcgaaaaaaaaaaaaaaaaaaaaaaaaaaaatcccaattCGCATTAACCGTTCAGGCAactttttggctagcttccCCGAACAACATATTGgctgcaattttatttttttattttttttttattttttccacctccaaatgagtaaaaaatttaactgATTAAAAAAGCAGACACGTTAAAGTGAAACATGTTAACTTGACACGTTCAACTGAAACAAGTTAAAAGACAAATGAGAAGAAACATCCCTCCGCGCCTCGCCACTTACTTGACCGCTTCACCAATTAACTCCTCTTAAACTAGCTCATACGTACGCACGTAAATTTACAACTTCGCGAAGTATTAACCCAcccgagaaaaaaaaaaccctcgCAAGATCCCGCTTCTCCAAAATGAGGTCTTGCTACTCTCACAAAGGGGTTAGCCCGGGAAAGCACCCCCTCCGATGCGTGGCCAGCGACAAAATAGGTAACGAAGCTGCGTCTTTTACGTCCGCACAGGGGAAGTATGAGATGCATCTTGCTCACATGGAACAACTGTGCACATATGCTATGCGGCCCCTTCCCCCatccacctttttttttttctccccacagGAAAGGAAGACATCCAGTCGGCCAATAACGGACTCTACACGGACTGCACCCTTTGCGGTATAAACCACAAGGATCCGCACAAGCAGGCGCTCTATCCCCTGAGGGAAGACCAGCACAGAGTCAACAACGTAGGTTAGACGGTATGGGGAGGCGCTACAGCATGTGGGGGAAGACATCATCGAGACACCTTCCAGATTTGTCTACATCGTCTTCCTCTTGAAAATACCGCCTGGTTGTGCCTCCACATCGGTCGCGATGGACGTGCGtgtgggggggggcggcaaacTTGGCATGTCTTCTTCCCAGCTGGAGGGAGCCGCCTCATTTGGGTCCCCTATTATGCTGCGAGGGCGAATCGATTAATCGTTCCAAGCTGTTCCAAACTTCGCCATTTTGACGCCTCCCCTCGTGGGAGAGCGGTacttcccaattttttcccgCGCGTGTGTGCTTCGTCCCCATGCGATTTGTGTGAGAGTAGACGTGCATGTCGCTTCAACTTTGCTTCTTCGTGTGTTTATATATGCGTCCAGCGGGCTGCAAGTTGTGCTGCGTTGTGTTGTACTGTGCTGTACTGCACTGtgttttgtgtttttttttttttttttcttatccttTTCGCTAGGTGGACTTTTAACCCACGTTCCCATTTCAAAACGAgtgtaaatttaaaaaaaaaaaattcttgaATATAAAACCCTACGGTGTGAGGTCCCATCCAGCGAgggggatatttttttccactttgtgTACCTGTGGTGTgcgccttttcttttctccgtCTGTGGTTACTTCTcttttgccgctttccccctttgccgcttccgcGTGTCACTCCTTCCGCGCGACGCAGAAGTACATGGCCtgcttatttttgcttaCCCGCTTGGACTCCTCCGAGCTGTGATGAATGAGCCGCACACAGATATCGCCCTGGCACTCCTCCGGGCTGAGCAGGCGAAAGCCGGGGTACTTGCTGAAGCAGAACCGCACCCACAAGAAGAGAGTGTACACATCTGTTATGAAGTAAATTAGGCCATCCCTTTTCAGTAGATAGTAGTAGAGGGAGAGGCTCTCGATGGTGATGGTCCTTCTCCTccagttttgttttttaaaatgaggatcggggaaacaaaaaaaaagcttttcAATTTGATTCTTCTTTATATAGTTGGGTAAAAACTTCATCGCGTTGGTCCTAACAACggaaatgtttttatattgaGGGGGATAGTTCTTTCTGTACGAGTGAATCTTCTCTCCTACGTAGTTTGTAATTTTGTCTCTTATTTCCATGCCTAGGATGAGTTTATTTGGGAAGGTTTTGCTTAGCTCGAATAGCAGGCCTCCATACCCGCAGCCGATATCTAGTATGGTAACCTCCGCGTGGGGTGCACATTTGGGAGGACCTTGGTTGTAATCGATAGGGTATTTGTTCGTGTTCAGCTGGAGAGTTGGGGGGTCTTCATCAGGGGGCCGCTCCACCTCTGTGTTAGTGATATGCTTTGTTGCTTCTACACTGTTGATCGGCTCCGCTTGGGCGTCGCTTCCATGGGCGGCCAAATGGGGGTAGTGCACACGCCAGTCTACATAGCTGCAGTTTATGGGGTACCTTATGTAGCTGTCCGAGAGGGGGTTGCAGTGCGCCCTCTGTCTGTAAAACTTTTTGCACGGCACTTTGTGCTTCTTCATTGTGGATTCTTATATTGGGGTCCTTCGCAGGGGCGGCTGTGCGGCGTGGTGAAGATCGCGAAGATCGCGGTGAGGATCGATTTGGCTACTCCGCCCTCCACAGTGGGTTAATTCCTCCCTTGCGCGAAATCAAGGGGAGGGTCAACCCTTCTGTATaaccccaaatgggggaagtttttttttttttttttttaactaccCAAGTGGTGAATCACTGCCCGAGTGACTGAAGCTTCCCCGTGTGGCATCCTTCTCCGCTCATTTAATTGGCTCATTATTTCAAACATACATCACAGCAACGTGAATGGCGAAAAGAGGGAGCCAAACAAGTAGGGGAAAAATCGGTTGAGCGAAAAACCGAATGATGGGTGCGAACGTTTCGGCGCGTCAGCCATGGGAAGTCATCACCCGTGGTAGAGAAGCACCCCCAACAGCgggtgcattttttttttttttctcccttacAAAATTGGCAGCAGATGTGTATAAACGCGCGCGTGGTACATtcaaggggaaggaaaaa
The DNA window shown above is from Plasmodium vivax chromosome 9, whole genome shotgun sequence and carries:
- a CDS encoding hypothetical protein, conserved (encoded by transcript PVX_091975A), which translates into the protein MRSCYSHKGVSPGKHPLRCVASDKIGKEDIQSANNGLYTDCTLCGINHKDPHKQALYPLREDQHRVNNVG
- a CDS encoding tRNA (guanine-N(7)-)-methyltransferase, putative (encoded by transcript PVX_091980A) produces the protein MKKHKVPCKKFYRQRAHCNPLSDSYIRYPINCSYVDWRVHYPHLAAHGSDAQAEPINSVEATKHITNTEVERPPDEDPPTLQLNTNKYPIDYNQGPPKCAPHAEVTILDIGCGYGGLLFELSKTFPNKLILGMEIRDKITNYVGEKIHSYRKNYPPQYKNISVVRTNAMKFLPNYIKKNQIEKLFFCFPDPHFKKQNWRRRTITIESLSLYYYLLKRDGLIYFITDVYTLFLWVRFCFSKYPGFRLLSPEECQGDICVRLIHHSSEESKRVSKNKQAMYFCVARKE